In a genomic window of Moritella sp. F3:
- a CDS encoding urease accessory protein UreD — MNMPSTIRFPRPDGDKGWRAEIQLKYGVKGGKTRLLERLFVGPLAVQKTFYPEGGTCHTYLLHPPGGVVGGDQLRFDIQVAAASHALLTTPGATKFYRSNGDTAWQSQELMVVDGAFLEWLPMENIFFPGAQVKLITEVKLEGNARFIGWEMQCFGRPVLGEEFTHGQILGQTHIFRDGKLLLAENLRLQSKTQLECAAALRGYPMTGSLYISPIDDALVERINQIIDEQQSRFGEAVLLGTSELEGLLVVRALGQHTEPMMASFMQIWSAVREYWLGCTPDAPRIWST, encoded by the coding sequence ATGAATATGCCGTCAACTATTCGCTTTCCTCGCCCTGACGGTGATAAGGGCTGGCGCGCTGAAATCCAGCTTAAATATGGTGTGAAGGGCGGTAAAACCCGTCTATTGGAACGCCTTTTTGTTGGTCCTTTGGCGGTACAGAAAACGTTTTATCCAGAAGGCGGAACTTGTCATACCTATCTGCTACATCCGCCAGGAGGCGTTGTTGGTGGTGATCAACTGCGCTTTGATATTCAGGTCGCTGCTGCATCACATGCCTTGTTAACGACACCTGGTGCGACTAAGTTTTATCGGAGTAACGGCGATACCGCGTGGCAATCTCAGGAATTAATGGTTGTTGATGGCGCATTTCTTGAGTGGTTACCAATGGAAAATATCTTTTTCCCCGGCGCCCAAGTGAAGCTTATTACCGAGGTTAAATTAGAAGGGAACGCCCGATTTATCGGTTGGGAAATGCAATGTTTTGGCCGTCCCGTATTAGGCGAAGAATTTACCCATGGGCAGATATTAGGTCAAACACATATCTTTCGTGACGGTAAATTATTGCTGGCTGAAAACCTACGATTACAAAGTAAAACCCAGTTAGAGTGCGCCGCCGCGTTACGTGGTTATCCGATGACGGGCAGTTTATATATTAGTCCTATTGATGATGCCTTAGTTGAGCGGATTAATCAGATCATAGATGAACAACAAAGCCGTTTCGGTGAGGCAGTATTGCTCGGTACCAGTGAGCTAGAAGGTTTATTGGTTGTTCGGGCGTTAGGGCAGCATACCGAACCTATGATGGCGAGTTTTATGCAAATCTGGTCTGCAGTAAGAGAATATTGGCTTGGATGTACACCTGATGCGCCAAGGATCTGGTCTACGTAG
- a CDS encoding HupE/UreJ family protein: protein MFKSQSSKPLASKKIMSLAVRAAAISATVFSGSALAHTGAETFMTSTFANGLLHPLTGLDHLIMLLGVGFLAAQMKGQQVSIILGALLTMLIGTGFGALTGLITGMESLILASVFIVAVAVWKQSQQVATKVNLLSSAAVVMVLFHGWAHGVEAPAAQLVQFVPGMLISAAVLLTLGAAIGRKVSAKWLSPSLGLSGILVAFLGA, encoded by the coding sequence ATGTTTAAATCTCAATCTTCAAAGCCGCTAGCCTCAAAAAAAATCATGTCTTTAGCTGTGCGAGCAGCTGCAATATCAGCCACGGTGTTTTCTGGTTCAGCACTGGCACATACCGGCGCTGAAACTTTCATGACGAGTACGTTTGCCAATGGCTTATTGCATCCATTAACGGGGTTAGATCATTTGATCATGCTATTAGGTGTCGGCTTTTTAGCGGCGCAAATGAAAGGCCAGCAAGTGAGTATTATTCTTGGCGCGTTATTAACCATGTTAATTGGTACTGGTTTTGGTGCGTTAACGGGCTTAATTACGGGGATGGAAAGCTTAATTTTAGCCTCGGTATTTATTGTTGCGGTAGCGGTTTGGAAACAAAGCCAGCAAGTTGCGACAAAGGTGAATCTATTATCGAGTGCGGCAGTGGTGATGGTGCTGTTCCATGGTTGGGCGCACGGTGTTGAAGCCCCTGCTGCGCAGTTAGTACAGTTTGTACCTGGCATGTTAATCAGCGCCGCCGTTTTATTAACCTTGGGTGCAGCGATAGGGCGTAAAGTAAGTGCTAAATGGTTAAGTCCATCACTGGGGCTCAGCGGAATATTAGTTGCCTTTTTAGGAGCTTAA